One window of Mangrovibacterium diazotrophicum genomic DNA carries:
- a CDS encoding sensor histidine kinase: MFRSYRFQVGLKAALVAAWAFALSWSVFTGQHILWSVLLGVALLFQIGHLIHYQNQVTERINYFFESIKNEDFSQNFEPRDKSAIIRSLHQNMQLINEYIQEVKIDSQQQEHYFRALIEQVGTGILSFNEKGFVLHANQSLKKLFGLEQLTHLKQLEKVDEKLAQMLQQIQPNEQKLVQYTGKQGTTTLLIKSGAFKNQNDHLRLLSIQDINRELDEKELDSWLKLIRVLTHEIMNSIAPVTSLSESLSNYYQKDGEPIPTTEVSDKLIQNTIRGLDIIKEQGKGLINFVESYRKFTRLPKPEKKLVSVSDLLEKTALLRRAALPDDHTRITVKRPSEKLLVLADEKLISQVLINLVKNAVEALDKQETGEIELIGRETSSGQVEIVVRDNGPGIPPDLMEEIFVPFFTTRENGSGIGLSLSRQIMRLHGGSLKASSVPGQETSFTLRFG, from the coding sequence ATGTTTCGATCTTACCGGTTTCAAGTTGGTCTAAAAGCAGCGCTGGTCGCTGCGTGGGCTTTCGCCCTGAGTTGGTCGGTTTTCACTGGTCAGCACATCCTGTGGTCTGTTTTGCTCGGCGTTGCCTTACTATTTCAGATCGGTCATCTCATTCATTACCAAAACCAGGTGACGGAGCGCATCAACTACTTCTTCGAGTCGATCAAAAATGAAGACTTCAGCCAAAACTTCGAACCGCGTGATAAAAGTGCCATCATCCGGAGCCTGCACCAAAATATGCAGCTGATTAACGAATACATTCAGGAGGTGAAGATCGACTCGCAGCAGCAGGAACACTATTTCCGAGCGCTGATTGAACAGGTCGGTACCGGCATTCTGTCCTTCAACGAAAAAGGTTTTGTGCTGCATGCCAATCAAAGTCTGAAAAAACTGTTTGGCTTGGAGCAGCTTACCCACCTGAAGCAATTGGAAAAAGTGGACGAAAAACTGGCACAAATGCTCCAGCAGATTCAACCCAACGAACAAAAACTGGTGCAATACACCGGCAAACAGGGAACCACAACTTTACTGATTAAATCGGGAGCCTTTAAAAACCAAAACGACCACCTTCGGCTACTTTCAATACAAGACATTAACCGCGAGCTGGACGAAAAAGAACTGGATTCGTGGTTAAAACTGATTCGCGTGCTCACCCACGAAATCATGAACTCCATTGCACCGGTTACCTCGCTATCCGAAAGCCTGAGCAACTACTACCAAAAGGACGGCGAGCCAATCCCGACCACGGAAGTGAGCGACAAACTGATCCAAAATACCATCCGCGGATTGGACATTATTAAAGAACAAGGCAAAGGTTTGATCAACTTCGTGGAGTCGTACCGCAAATTCACCCGCCTGCCCAAGCCCGAGAAAAAACTGGTCTCGGTATCGGACCTGTTGGAGAAAACGGCACTGCTTCGCCGCGCCGCCCTCCCCGACGATCATACCCGTATTACCGTTAAACGTCCATCGGAAAAACTGCTGGTTTTGGCTGATGAAAAACTGATCTCGCAAGTACTGATTAATCTGGTCAAGAATGCCGTTGAAGCGCTGGACAAACAGGAAACCGGCGAGATTGAACTGATTGGCCGGGAAACCTCATCGGGACAGGTCGAAATTGTAGTTCGCGACAACGGCCCGGGCATTCCACCCGATTTGATGGAAGAAATTTTTGTGCCCTTTTTCACCACCCGCGAAAACGGCTCCGGCATCGGACTAAGCTTGTCGCGCCAAATTATGCGTCTGCACGGTGGAAGCCTGAAAGCCAGTTCAGTTCCCGGCCAGGAAACCAGTTTTACGCTTCGCTTCGGCTAG
- the dcp gene encoding peptidyl-dipeptidase Dcp — protein sequence MKRVLYVPVVLLALGVAACGTNKQSKTEAMEANPLLSESSLPYGAPDFTKIKNEDFQPAIEQGMKEHIAEIEAIANNSEEPTFENTLVAMEKSGQTLTRAYGVFGLLSGAYTNPEIQRIEEEEAPKLAAHSDAIYMNDKLFQRVKAIYENRENLGLDAESKKLVEYYFQKFELAGANLTDEAKAKLKELNAEEATLNTKFTNIMLAAAKDGALVVDTKEELDGLSDAEIAAAAQKAEGAGMAGKYMIPILNTTQQPALQSLKNRETRQKLFEASWNRAEKGDENDTRKMIERLAALRAEKAQLMGFESYAAWKLQSQMAKTPDAAEKLLKQLAPDASAKAKVEAADIQKLIDKQNGGFKLEPWDWDFYAEQVRKEKYDLDESQIKPYFEMYNVMENGVFYAATQLYGITFKERKDIPVYADDVRVFEIFNEDGSAIGLFYVDYFKRDNKSGGAWMGNIVEQSKLLGDMPVIYNVCNFPKPAPGEPALISYDNVTTMFHEFGHALHGLFAAQEYPSLSGTNVSRDFVELPSQFNEHWALYPTVFANYAKHYKTGEPMPKELVEKIKKSATFNQGYAFSEFLEAAILDMEWHTLSTDENVEDADAFEVAALKKNGAYLEQVPPRYRSSYFKHVWGGGYAAGYYAYCWAEVLDNDAYAWFEENGGLSRENGQRFRDMILSRGGTEDYGTMFRDFRGSDPDIKPLLKNRGLL from the coding sequence ATGAAGAGAGTTCTTTATGTTCCGGTCGTTTTGCTGGCACTTGGCGTGGCAGCATGCGGCACAAACAAACAATCTAAAACAGAAGCAATGGAAGCAAATCCGTTACTGAGTGAGAGCAGCCTGCCATACGGCGCTCCGGATTTCACCAAAATCAAAAACGAAGACTTTCAGCCTGCCATTGAGCAAGGAATGAAAGAACACATCGCCGAAATTGAAGCGATTGCCAACAATTCGGAAGAACCAACTTTCGAGAATACTTTGGTTGCCATGGAAAAAAGCGGCCAAACATTGACTCGCGCCTACGGCGTATTCGGATTGCTGTCGGGTGCTTACACCAACCCTGAAATTCAACGCATTGAAGAGGAAGAGGCACCAAAACTGGCTGCACACTCGGATGCCATTTACATGAATGACAAACTGTTTCAGCGTGTAAAAGCGATTTATGAAAACCGCGAAAATTTGGGATTGGACGCAGAATCGAAAAAGCTGGTCGAATACTATTTTCAGAAGTTCGAGCTAGCCGGCGCTAACCTTACCGATGAGGCAAAAGCCAAATTGAAAGAGCTGAACGCTGAAGAAGCAACACTAAATACGAAGTTTACCAACATCATGTTGGCAGCTGCCAAAGATGGAGCTTTGGTTGTGGACACCAAAGAAGAGCTGGATGGCCTTTCAGATGCTGAAATTGCCGCAGCTGCACAAAAAGCTGAAGGCGCTGGCATGGCAGGTAAATACATGATTCCAATTCTGAATACCACGCAACAACCGGCATTGCAATCGCTGAAAAACCGCGAAACACGCCAAAAGCTGTTCGAAGCATCGTGGAACCGCGCTGAAAAAGGCGACGAAAACGATACCCGCAAAATGATTGAGCGCCTGGCAGCACTTCGCGCAGAAAAAGCTCAACTAATGGGCTTCGAAAGTTACGCCGCCTGGAAACTGCAAAGCCAAATGGCAAAAACACCTGATGCCGCCGAGAAATTGCTGAAGCAACTGGCACCGGATGCAAGCGCCAAAGCTAAAGTGGAAGCAGCCGACATTCAGAAACTGATCGACAAACAAAACGGTGGTTTCAAGCTGGAACCATGGGACTGGGATTTCTATGCAGAACAAGTTCGCAAAGAAAAATATGATTTGGACGAAAGCCAGATCAAACCTTATTTCGAAATGTACAATGTGATGGAAAACGGCGTTTTCTACGCGGCCACTCAGTTGTACGGAATCACCTTTAAAGAGCGCAAAGACATTCCTGTTTATGCTGACGATGTGCGCGTGTTCGAAATCTTCAACGAGGATGGTTCTGCTATCGGCCTGTTCTATGTTGACTATTTCAAACGCGACAACAAATCGGGTGGTGCCTGGATGGGCAACATCGTAGAGCAATCGAAATTACTGGGCGACATGCCGGTAATTTACAATGTGTGCAACTTCCCGAAACCAGCCCCGGGCGAACCTGCACTCATCAGCTACGACAATGTAACGACCATGTTCCACGAGTTTGGACATGCATTGCACGGATTATTTGCTGCCCAGGAATATCCAAGCCTTTCAGGCACTAACGTATCGCGCGACTTTGTGGAGCTTCCTTCGCAGTTTAACGAGCATTGGGCATTGTACCCAACTGTTTTCGCGAACTATGCCAAACATTATAAAACCGGTGAGCCAATGCCGAAAGAGCTGGTTGAAAAAATCAAGAAATCAGCAACGTTCAACCAAGGTTATGCTTTCAGCGAATTCCTGGAAGCTGCCATCCTCGACATGGAATGGCACACCTTGAGCACCGACGAAAATGTAGAAGATGCTGACGCTTTTGAAGTTGCTGCATTGAAAAAGAACGGCGCTTACCTGGAGCAAGTTCCTCCGCGCTACCGCTCAAGCTACTTTAAACATGTATGGGGTGGCGGTTATGCTGCCGGATACTACGCTTACTGCTGGGCCGAGGTGTTGGACAACGACGCTTATGCCTGGTTTGAAGAAAACGGCGGACTGAGTCGAGAAAACGGACAGCGCTTCCGCGACATGATCCTTTCGCGCGGCGGTACTGAAGACTATGGAACAATGTTCCGCGACTTCCGCGGCAGTGACCCGGACATTAAGCCATTGCTGAAAAACCGCGGCTTACTTTAA
- a CDS encoding PspC domain-containing protein, producing the protein MKRLIKSYDRVLAGVCGGITEYISPELDPLIVRILWGIFSFFNPFLVLVYVILALVMPSPQVIESK; encoded by the coding sequence ATGAAACGACTTATAAAATCTTACGATCGTGTATTGGCCGGCGTTTGTGGCGGCATTACAGAATACATCAGCCCGGAACTGGATCCGTTGATTGTCCGGATTCTGTGGGGAATCTTCAGTTTTTTCAATCCGTTCCTGGTTCTCGTTTACGTGATTTTGGCCTTGGTTATGCCTAGTCCGCAGGTTATTGAATCGAAATAG
- a CDS encoding TolC family protein: MNRTKSILFALSLGCLPVAMQAAEPWSLKQCIQHAVANNLEHYQYQLSEQSSVISSRQAKLNLLPSISASSGAGISYGRSVDQTTYDVVNTDYFSSSFDLGASVAVFQGFVLQNKIGYARYMREAERWQRVNHADDLAFNVMTAYYNVVYYEGLVEIAREQLELSEYNVEKTEKLIETGLKAKTDLAEMQATYEKEKLNQMQAENKVEESRLMLVQYLNLPVGQSIDVQNNADSLLFFDNQSDADSLYEAYVAQSAYVKIAEAQLNAANKQVAITRGQYVPALSLKASVGSSYSETDLDAGGNIIPFRTQLDNNLGQYVGASLSIPIFAKNQLRSNVQQAKLEREQAQTELETYRQAVYYELMNNSRELDALFQQYTQTGKQYEAEELAYRVAQRKYDEGIMNVIDLLTVKNRLAEVKASRLLARLQFIMKDKVIEFYKGNRFWEEE, encoded by the coding sequence ATGAATCGAACCAAATCCATCTTATTTGCTCTGAGTCTCGGTTGCCTGCCGGTAGCGATGCAAGCAGCCGAGCCCTGGAGTTTGAAGCAATGCATTCAGCATGCCGTTGCAAACAACCTGGAGCATTACCAATACCAGTTGAGCGAACAGTCGTCGGTTATTTCGTCGCGGCAGGCTAAGCTGAATCTGCTTCCTTCCATATCGGCATCGTCGGGCGCAGGAATTAGCTATGGTCGGTCAGTCGATCAAACTACCTACGATGTGGTCAATACCGATTACTTCAGCAGCTCTTTCGATTTGGGAGCGAGTGTGGCTGTTTTCCAGGGCTTCGTTCTTCAAAATAAAATTGGCTATGCCCGGTACATGCGCGAAGCTGAACGTTGGCAACGCGTGAATCACGCTGACGATTTAGCCTTCAATGTGATGACTGCCTATTACAATGTAGTTTATTATGAGGGTTTGGTAGAGATCGCCCGCGAGCAACTGGAGTTGTCGGAATACAATGTTGAGAAAACCGAAAAACTGATAGAAACAGGCCTCAAAGCCAAAACGGATCTGGCAGAGATGCAGGCTACTTACGAGAAGGAAAAGCTGAACCAGATGCAGGCGGAAAATAAAGTTGAGGAATCCCGCCTGATGCTTGTACAGTATTTAAATCTGCCAGTCGGGCAGTCGATTGACGTGCAGAACAATGCTGATTCGCTGCTTTTTTTCGATAACCAATCTGACGCTGACTCGCTCTACGAGGCTTATGTGGCGCAGTCTGCTTATGTGAAAATTGCCGAAGCCCAGCTGAATGCCGCGAATAAACAAGTCGCCATTACCCGCGGGCAATACGTGCCGGCACTGTCATTAAAAGCGTCGGTTGGTAGTAGTTATTCCGAAACCGATCTGGATGCTGGTGGAAACATCATCCCGTTTCGCACACAGCTTGATAATAACCTGGGGCAATATGTCGGGGCATCCTTGTCAATTCCGATTTTCGCCAAAAACCAGTTGCGAAGCAATGTGCAGCAGGCGAAGCTGGAACGGGAGCAGGCGCAGACCGAATTGGAAACTTACCGGCAGGCCGTGTATTACGAGTTGATGAATAACAGTCGCGAATTGGATGCGCTGTTTCAACAATACACGCAAACCGGCAAACAATACGAAGCTGAAGAACTCGCTTACCGGGTAGCGCAACGCAAGTACGACGAAGGAATCATGAATGTCATCGATTTGCTGACGGTGAAAAACCGCTTGGCCGAAGTAAAAGCATCGCGCCTGCTGGCTCGGCTTCAGTTTATCATGAAAGATAAAGTGATTGAATTTTATAAAGGCAATCGCTTCTGGGAAGAAGAATAG
- a CDS encoding PspC domain-containing protein, which translates to MKKTFTINISGSVFHIDEDAYQKLQNYLHMLTAHFGADADGREILQDIEARIAELFSKKMETEEKDVVIEEWVDEVIARMGKPEDFLEAEGEEVDEESKEKADSQPTQERVKRRMYRDPDHRVLGGVCSGMGAYFSIDPVILRIIFVILLFASFGTALIIYIVLWIAVPKAKTTAQRLEMRGQEATVSNIEKSIKEEVKEVKESYNRFRSSDSYNKGREHVSRFGEIVYSVFKVFLKILGVVLGALMILIGFLGLLGFIISMVVGHSVVSSAPWISHWGGHVVVPEMAHFFIAPTSITILMIAIAFLVGIPLLAILYIGTKIVFRYKSNNKIILLSGLGVWLVALITVVVVSLSQVDDYKEKTTVSQSVVLPEQNMKTLYLELNADDYRAAYKRSLDLDRMKLVEKDGEAMLLGRPRFDVEKSNTDDFVLIVRKKSRGGSEEEANQQVQEIVYNFTQKDSTLTFDPYYTLQEGKRWLGQEVDLTLKVPEGKAIYLDDDMVKIIYDIENVSNTWDGDMVGKYWEMKPDGLTMKETKANE; encoded by the coding sequence ATGAAAAAGACATTCACCATAAATATTAGCGGCAGTGTTTTTCACATCGATGAAGATGCTTACCAAAAACTGCAAAACTATTTGCACATGCTGACGGCCCATTTCGGGGCGGATGCTGACGGCCGCGAGATCCTCCAGGATATTGAAGCCCGCATTGCGGAGCTCTTCAGTAAAAAAATGGAAACCGAAGAAAAAGATGTGGTTATTGAAGAATGGGTTGACGAGGTAATTGCCCGCATGGGTAAACCCGAAGACTTTCTGGAAGCCGAGGGCGAAGAGGTTGACGAAGAGAGCAAAGAAAAAGCCGATTCGCAACCAACCCAGGAACGTGTTAAACGCCGCATGTACCGCGATCCCGATCACCGCGTTTTAGGTGGTGTTTGCTCGGGTATGGGTGCTTATTTCAGCATCGATCCGGTTATTCTTCGCATCATCTTTGTGATCTTACTGTTCGCATCGTTCGGAACAGCGCTGATTATCTACATTGTACTGTGGATTGCTGTACCGAAAGCGAAAACCACTGCTCAACGATTGGAAATGCGTGGACAGGAGGCTACCGTATCCAACATAGAAAAGTCGATAAAGGAGGAAGTAAAGGAAGTGAAAGAAAGTTATAATCGCTTCCGGAGTTCCGATTCGTATAATAAAGGCCGTGAACACGTATCGCGTTTTGGCGAGATTGTTTACAGCGTGTTCAAAGTATTTCTGAAAATTCTGGGCGTTGTGCTCGGAGCCCTGATGATCCTGATCGGATTCCTTGGTTTGCTCGGCTTCATCATCTCCATGGTGGTCGGTCACTCCGTTGTAAGTTCGGCACCGTGGATCAGCCACTGGGGAGGGCACGTTGTAGTACCCGAAATGGCGCACTTCTTTATTGCACCAACATCGATTACCATTTTGATGATCGCGATCGCATTCCTGGTAGGCATTCCTCTGTTGGCCATTCTTTATATCGGAACCAAAATTGTCTTCCGCTATAAATCGAATAACAAAATCATCCTGCTGTCTGGTCTTGGCGTGTGGTTGGTAGCATTGATCACTGTTGTGGTTGTATCGCTGAGCCAGGTGGACGATTACAAGGAAAAGACAACCGTTAGTCAAAGTGTGGTACTGCCGGAGCAAAACATGAAGACACTTTACCTGGAGCTGAATGCCGACGACTACCGCGCAGCTTACAAACGCTCACTCGATCTGGACCGCATGAAGCTGGTGGAGAAAGACGGCGAAGCCATGTTACTGGGACGTCCGCGCTTCGATGTAGAAAAGAGCAATACCGACGATTTTGTTCTGATTGTTCGTAAGAAATCGCGTGGAGGCAGTGAAGAAGAAGCCAATCAGCAAGTACAGGAAATTGTCTACAACTTCACGCAGAAGGACTCTACCTTAACCTTCGACCCGTACTATACTTTGCAGGAAGGCAAACGCTGGTTGGGCCAGGAAGTTGACCTGACACTGAAAGTACCCGAAGGAAAAGCCATCTACCTGGATGACGATATGGTAAAAATCATCTATGATATCGAAAACGTATCGAACACCTGGGATGGTGATATGGTTGGGAAATACTGGGAAATGAAGCCGGATGGCTTAACAATGAAAGAAACAAAAGCAAACGAATAG
- a CDS encoding DUF4252 domain-containing protein, whose product MKTRISILLILVSLFAGGSLMAQSKSDKLFDTFRNKPGVIYFAFNKSMNDAFNIDLDDQGKNVEGDIQEIRFMTYNPEKGQLGVKEFCRKSSDLLPSAYKLVESNESDNAQIWMLGNNKKATEFHVLVGGDEESDLCFWISFYGDFKVKDLDGIKEIGLDMTAHK is encoded by the coding sequence ATGAAAACACGAATAAGCATTCTTTTAATCCTGGTCTCCCTTTTTGCGGGTGGCAGCCTGATGGCACAAAGTAAGTCGGATAAGTTGTTCGATACCTTCCGGAACAAACCCGGCGTCATTTATTTTGCCTTCAATAAGAGTATGAACGACGCCTTCAATATTGATTTGGATGATCAAGGGAAAAACGTTGAGGGCGATATTCAGGAAATTCGTTTCATGACCTACAACCCGGAGAAAGGACAGTTGGGCGTGAAGGAATTCTGCCGGAAGTCAAGCGATCTTCTGCCTTCAGCCTACAAGTTGGTTGAGAGTAACGAAAGTGATAACGCTCAAATCTGGATGCTTGGAAACAACAAAAAGGCCACGGAGTTTCACGTGCTGGTTGGCGGTGATGAAGAGTCGGACCTGTGCTTCTGGATTTCGTTTTACGGCGACTTCAAAGTGAAAGACCTCGATGGTATCAAGGAAATAGGTCTGGATATGACCGCGCATAAATAA
- a CDS encoding efflux RND transporter periplasmic adaptor subunit produces the protein MDRVIEKKKGLRPKHLLWGAGVLVLLLLLYQILFASHDSVFRAERDKLTISSVENGQFNDYITIIGQVEPITTIYLDAEEGGRVKERLIEEGSMVKEGDIILRLENRQLYQTILNSETDLAEKENYLRQTRINFETELISSRRNILDNEYRLTRKKRTYEQYEKLYKEELISKEDYLQAKEDYNYEVKLLEINKQKAKNDSLIQLTSMKTLETDLLKMRQMLGLVRERLDNLNVKAPVDGQLGMLDAEIGQSISQGQRIGMIHVLTSFKVKAKIDEHYIDRVRRDLAASFERNGVNYRMIVKKVYPEVRDGQFEIDLIFDGDTPENIRAGQTYHVKLELGQSESALLLSRGGFFQSTGGQWVFVLNENGTEAVKRSIRIGKQNPQYYEVLEGLQPGEQVITSSYELFGNNDKIVFR, from the coding sequence ATGGATCGCGTTATAGAGAAGAAAAAGGGATTGAGACCCAAGCACCTGCTTTGGGGAGCAGGGGTACTGGTGTTGCTGCTGTTGCTTTACCAAATCCTTTTTGCCAGTCACGACTCGGTTTTTCGGGCCGAGCGGGACAAGCTGACGATCAGCTCGGTTGAAAATGGCCAGTTCAACGATTACATCACGATCATTGGCCAGGTTGAACCAATTACCACGATTTACCTCGACGCCGAAGAAGGTGGCCGTGTAAAAGAGCGCTTGATTGAAGAGGGCTCGATGGTGAAGGAAGGCGACATAATCCTCCGGCTGGAAAACCGGCAACTTTATCAAACCATCCTGAACAGCGAGACCGACCTGGCAGAAAAGGAAAACTACCTGCGCCAAACCCGCATCAACTTTGAGACGGAGTTGATTTCGAGTCGACGAAATATTCTGGATAACGAGTATCGGTTGACACGTAAAAAAAGGACTTACGAACAATACGAGAAATTGTATAAAGAGGAGTTGATTTCGAAAGAAGATTACCTGCAAGCGAAAGAGGATTACAACTACGAAGTGAAGTTGCTGGAAATTAACAAGCAGAAGGCGAAGAACGATTCGCTGATTCAGTTGACATCGATGAAGACCTTGGAGACCGACTTACTTAAGATGCGTCAAATGCTTGGACTGGTTCGGGAACGATTGGACAACCTGAACGTGAAAGCACCCGTCGACGGGCAGTTGGGGATGTTGGATGCCGAGATCGGGCAATCTATTTCGCAGGGACAACGGATCGGGATGATTCACGTGCTGACCAGCTTTAAAGTGAAAGCCAAAATTGATGAGCATTACATCGACCGGGTTCGTCGCGATTTGGCAGCCTCGTTCGAAAGAAATGGTGTAAATTACCGGATGATTGTCAAAAAAGTGTACCCGGAAGTTCGTGACGGCCAGTTTGAAATCGATCTGATATTTGATGGTGACACGCCCGAAAATATTCGCGCGGGACAGACCTATCACGTGAAGCTGGAACTCGGTCAAAGTGAAAGTGCCCTGTTGCTGTCGCGTGGCGGATTTTTCCAAAGTACCGGAGGACAGTGGGTTTTTGTGCTGAATGAAAACGGCACTGAGGCCGTGAAACGTTCTATTCGGATTGGCAAGCAAAATCCACAGTATTACGAAGTGCTGGAAGGACTTCAGCCTGGCGAGCAAGTAATCACCTCGAGCTACGAGCTGTTTGGAAACAACGATAAAATCGTGTTTAGGTAG
- a CDS encoding PadR family transcriptional regulator, producing MKIENTKAQMRKGVLEYCILLVLDGKPLYASDIIDELKNSKMIVVEGTLYPLLTRLKNDGLLAYRWEESTQGPPRKYYELTDEGKQFLEGLGESWSELVDAVETIKSRKAV from the coding sequence ATGAAAATTGAGAATACAAAAGCACAAATGCGTAAAGGGGTTTTGGAGTACTGCATCTTGCTGGTGCTGGATGGCAAGCCCCTCTACGCTAGTGACATCATTGATGAGCTGAAAAATTCGAAGATGATTGTCGTTGAAGGAACACTTTACCCGCTGTTGACCCGGCTTAAAAATGACGGTCTGCTGGCCTATCGCTGGGAAGAATCAACACAGGGACCGCCGCGAAAATATTACGAGTTGACCGATGAAGGAAAGCAATTCCTGGAAGGACTGGGCGAATCGTGGAGTGAATTGGTTGACGCTGTTGAAACGATCAAATCGCGAAAAGCAGTATAA
- a CDS encoding sigma-54-dependent transcriptional regulator, translated as MPKGNILIVDDNKSVLSALDFLLTPEFDKVECLSSPNQLVSELRKSCYHLVLLDMNFKAGVNTGNEGIYWLNQIKENHPEISVVLITAYGDVELAVKALKSGATDFILKPWDNTKLLATVRSAVQLSMSRNQVKSLQQKEKELKKVINKEDNFIIGSSPELMHVLNIVRKVAKTDTNVLITGENGTGKELIAREIHRLSNRNNEMLVSVDMGAVSESLFESELFGHVKGAFTDARDNRTGKFEVANKGSLFLDEIGNLSFHLQAKLLAALQNREITRIGSNQPIPVDIRLICATNKNLPELVEKGLFREDLLYRINTIQIEIPPLRDRGNDILVLADFFLKKYAWKYDKQSLKLNNQAQEKLLKYNWPGNIRELEHSIEKAVILGENNVLKADDFFLRPVTGIKSDADTLKLEDMEKRLILAALDKSPGNISAAADMLGITRQTLYNKMKKFGL; from the coding sequence ATGCCGAAAGGGAATATTCTGATTGTCGACGACAATAAAAGTGTACTCAGTGCGCTCGACTTTTTGTTGACGCCCGAGTTTGACAAGGTTGAATGTCTTTCATCGCCCAACCAACTGGTGAGTGAGTTGCGCAAAAGCTGCTATCACCTGGTGTTGTTGGATATGAACTTTAAAGCCGGCGTGAACACCGGCAACGAAGGCATTTACTGGCTGAACCAGATCAAGGAAAATCATCCGGAAATTTCAGTGGTACTCATCACAGCCTACGGCGATGTTGAACTGGCAGTGAAAGCCCTGAAATCGGGAGCCACCGACTTCATTTTAAAACCCTGGGACAATACCAAACTGCTGGCGACGGTCCGTTCCGCTGTTCAATTGAGCATGTCGCGCAACCAGGTAAAAAGCCTGCAGCAAAAAGAGAAAGAGCTGAAAAAGGTGATTAACAAGGAAGACAATTTCATTATCGGCTCATCGCCCGAATTGATGCATGTGCTGAACATTGTTCGCAAGGTTGCCAAAACCGACACCAATGTGCTGATCACCGGAGAAAACGGCACCGGGAAAGAATTGATCGCCCGCGAAATTCACCGCCTGTCGAACCGCAACAACGAAATGCTGGTAAGTGTGGACATGGGAGCCGTGAGTGAGTCGCTGTTTGAAAGCGAGCTGTTTGGCCACGTAAAAGGTGCTTTTACCGATGCACGCGACAACCGAACCGGCAAGTTCGAAGTGGCCAATAAAGGCTCGTTATTCCTGGATGAAATCGGAAACCTGTCGTTCCACCTGCAGGCCAAATTACTGGCAGCGCTTCAAAACCGCGAAATTACCCGTATCGGTTCCAACCAGCCCATTCCCGTGGATATCCGCCTGATTTGCGCCACCAACAAAAACCTGCCCGAGCTGGTCGAAAAAGGATTGTTCCGCGAAGACCTCCTGTACCGGATCAACACCATTCAGATCGAAATTCCGCCACTGCGTGATCGCGGAAACGACATCCTTGTTTTGGCCGATTTCTTCCTGAAGAAATATGCCTGGAAATACGACAAACAATCGCTGAAGCTAAACAACCAAGCCCAGGAAAAACTACTGAAATACAACTGGCCGGGAAATATCCGCGAGCTGGAGCACAGTATTGAAAAAGCTGTAATTTTAGGTGAGAACAACGTGCTAAAAGCGGACGACTTTTTCCTGCGCCCTGTTACCGGGATCAAAAGCGACGCGGATACGCTGAAACTGGAAGACATGGAAAAACGCCTGATATTGGCAGCACTTGACAAAAGTCCCGGCAACATCAGTGCTGCGGCTGACATGCTGGGAATAACCCGTCAAACCTTGTACAACAAAATGAAAAAATTCGGACTCTGA